A DNA window from Loxodonta africana isolate mLoxAfr1 chromosome 7, mLoxAfr1.hap2, whole genome shotgun sequence contains the following coding sequences:
- the FGF4 gene encoding fibroblast growth factor 4 — protein sequence MALLLALLMALLTSRAGRGGAAPIAPNGTLEAELELRWDSWVARSLARLPAAARPKEATVQSGAGDYLLGIKRLRRLYCNVGIGFHLQVLPDGRIGGVHADTGDSLLELSPVERGVVSIFGVSSRFFVAMNSKGKLYGSPFFTEECMFKETLLPNNYNAYESYKSPGMFIALSKNGKTKKGNRVSPTMKVTHFLPRL from the exons ATGGCGCTGCTGCTGGCGCTCCTGATGGCCCTGCTGACATCCCGGGCGGGCCGCGGGGGCGCCGCGCCCATCGCGCCCAACGGCACGCTGGAGGCCGAGCTGGAGCTCCGCTGGGACAGCTGGGTGGCGCGCTCGCTTGCGCGGCTGCCCGCGGCCGCGCGGCCCAAGGAAGCGACCGTGCAGAGTGGCGCCGGCGACTACCTGCTGGGTATCAAGCGGCTGAGGCGACTCTACTGCAACGTGGGCATCGGCTTCCACCTCCAGGTGCTGCCCGACGGCCGCATCGGCGGCGTGCACGCCGACACGGGCGACA GTCTGCTGGAACTCTCGCCGGTGGAGCGGGGCGTCGTGAGCATCTTTGGCGTCTCCAGCCGGTTCTTTGTGGCCATGAACAGCAAGGGCAAGCTCTATGGGTCG CCTTTCTTCACCGAGGAATGCATGTTCAAAGAAACCCTGCTCCCCAATAACTACAACGCCTACGAGTCCTACAAGTCCCCCGGCATGTTCATCGCCCTGAGTAAGAACGGGAAGACCAAGAAGGGGAACCGGGTGTCACCCACCATGAAGGTCACCCACTTCCTCCCCCGGCTGTGA